The Burkholderia latens genome segment CGGAAGTCAGAACGATCTCATACGCGGGACGACCGTCTTCAAGACAGGCGTCGCTAAAGGCCTGCAGCGGGCCTGATATGTCCAGGAGCTTGGCGCCCTCGTAGGCGACGATGACAATCTTGCGCGGCGCGGGCCCATCCGGACTGTCGGTTCTAGACATAGGCTGACGTATCGAAGTGCGGGCATTTGCGGGATGCCAAGCTCAGTCACGTCCGCCGGCACTCGCGTAACAGGACTGGCCCATGGCGACCAACCGTGGACGACAAGACAAGCTACAGGTATTGGGCACAGGCACGCAATGACAACCATACCTCTTTTTCTGCCAACACCGGGCTGCAGCACGCAGCGAGCGGGGACAGCGCGCGTCCTGCTTCGACGTCGCGGTGCACGAAAAGCGGCGCGCTGCTCAGCGCAAGGACGAGCGTGCCGGCAGAAAGCGAGGCGTGAATGTCAGTCGACAAATTGTCAGTTTTCCTATACTGATTCAGCCGTTCTCAATGGCAATATCGACAGGACATTATCGTGATATCGGATATCAAGGTACCGGACAGCAGCCTTGCTCGTGCGGTCGAAGCACTTGCACGCTCGGTTTCGAACGAGACGCTCTTCAACCACGTGATGCGGTGCTACTGGTTCGGGGAACTGTTCGCGCAACAGGAGGGAGCGAAGGTCGACAGCGAGTTGATGTTCATGTCAGCCGTGCTGCACGACCTTGGCCTTACCGACCACGCGGCGGGCCCGCATCGGTTCGAGATCGAAGGGGCAACGGCGGCGCGCACGTTCCTCGTCGAGCGGGGGCTATCGGAGGATCGGGCGCAGAAGGTTTGGGACAACATCGCGCTTCATACATGGGACATGAACCAGTTCAGGGGCGATACCAGCCGCCTGATGCAGCTGGGGCTCGCCTACGATGTCTCCGGCGTGGCTGGCGCGCACCTCGACCCAGCGGACGTTGCCGAAGTGCTGCGACGATACCCGCGGCGAAACTTCAAGCGCGCTTTCAACGAAATGCTCAACCACGAGGTCGATTGCAAACAGCCGTACCCGCACTGGTTCCACATCTGTTCGCGTGTTGCGCACAACCGGTCGCCGCTCACCATCGTAGACGCGCCGGTCGTGCTGGATTGGGCGCCGTTCGACGAATGAGCAACGGCTTCGTGCGACAGGCCACTGGCAGAAACCGAGGGCTCAATGTCATTTGTGACGCAGATCGGCAAACCTATACTCAACGTCACACGCAGCGCCACGTCGCTGCCTTTCCGGCTAGCCGGCGAACGTACAGAGCGGGGCAACGCAAATGAGCCAATACAGTCAATTCGAATTCAGGACACAACCATGGTTTGACCCGACATGGTTCGACCGGTCGAACTTTCAGGGATTCAGCCGTTTCATCCCGATGAAGACCATCGTGATCCACTGCTTTGACCCGAGAGCATCTGAAATCCCGCAGGCGGTCGCCGACTACTTCGGCGACGAAGTCTATCCAGGCGAAAACATTCTGGACGAGGCCGGCAACCGGATCGGCAACACGCGTACGTTGTTTGCCGTGTCGAACGCAGGAGGACGTGCCCTGTCGGCTCTGCAGTCGGTCGCGACGATGGACTATCTCTTCAAGGTGCAAAACGTCGCAGTGGTGCACCACTCGTTTTGCGGCGCAACGGCCTTCACGCCCGACGCGCTCGTTGAAGAGTTCCACGATCATCACCACGCCGACATTTCAACGATGTTCGACCACGACAGTCTCGCCATTTCGGATTTTGAGGAATCAATCAGGCACGATGTCCAACTGCTTCGTTCCAGCGCGGCCGTGCCGAAGAACATCAAACTCTACGGTTTCTTCTACGAGATCAATTCCGGCAAGCTGACCGAAGTGGTGCGGGATATCCCGGCCGAGGTCGCTCCGTAGACGCGCCATGCGGAAGGAATGTTGGCCGCGCCTCCCCTTCCGGCTCTCATCGCCATGTGAGCATTTTCCAATCCTTCGAAGAGTCTGAACCTCGAGATGGTGTGGCGATTCCCCGGTTGTGGATACTCCGACGGCGCGATTTCGCAACCGGCTATGTATTTGCACCGCCGTCAGGTCGGGCGCGTTCGTTTCATGCAACAATCCCGACGCCTAGTCTTCCGACGAACGCATCGACACGTCGCCGACGACCACGCCTTTCAACCTTTCTCGCAACGCTGTAACGTTGTCTACGCCGTTCAGTTGCTCAAACTCCCGTTGCGCTTCCTGCCAGAGAGGGGACGCTCTTTCGTGCAGGCGCTGCCCCGCCTCGGTCAGTTCGACAAGGCGACTTCGGCCGTCCGTGGGCGAGGGCTTGATCGTGACGAAGCCGTCGCGTTCGAGGAAGCCAACCATTTTTCCCATCGCCGTTCGTTCGATATCGAGTCGTTCCGCAAGGGCATTGACCGGTGTACTCCCCACTTCATGCAGGGCGGCCAGGGTGAGGAATTGCGTGATGCGCAGACCCACGGGCTCGAGATGGCTATCGTAGAGTCGGGAGATCTGCCTGCTCGCCTTCCTCACGGCGAAGCAGTTACATTGATCGATTCCGAGTGGCTGGTGAACGGACAACATGTGTTGCACTCCTGATTTCGGTTAATTGCGCCAACGTTACCCGCGCGTCGCGAGGTACGGCGGGTTCCTTCGATTCGGTGCATGACGTTTTCGGAACGCGCGATTTTTCTCAAGGATGTGTTCACACAAATGCGGCCCGGTGCTTGGCGACAAACTGCTGGACCGACAGCGGCGGCTTTCCGGTGATCTTCTCGACGACGTCGTTGTTGCCCGAGAAGATGCCATCGCGGTAGTTCTGTGCGACTTCGACCAGATGCTGCGTGAGGAACGGCGGAAACTTGTAAAGGGTTTCCATCTTGATCCGGAATTCCTCGATGGAAGTGGGCGCGTATTCGATCCGGACGCCCAGAACCTCGCTCATCGCGGCTGCGATCTCGACGTGGTTCATCTCGACGGGGCCGTGGAGCGTGTAGGTCTTGCCCTCGTGGCCTTCCGGATTGGCGAGGATGTGGGCGATTACGCGCCCCTGATCGTCGCTGGCGATGGGCGCGTGACGGCCGTTGCCAAACGGAAATTCGATCTTCTTCGTGGCCCATATCTCCCGCGCAAAATGCGGATACACGAGCCAATCAGCAAAGAAGGTGGGGCGCAAATGTGTGGTCGCCACACCCGACCAGTCGAAGACCTGCTCGGAGACCCAGTGATCCTGTGCCGCGTGGCTCATTGACTCCCGGCGCGCGGAAATCTGCGACATGTTGACGATCGCCGCGACGCCCGCTTCCTTTGCTGCCTGCGCGAAATAGGCCGCGGCTCCGATGATTCCCGGCGCGATCGGATGAAGGAAATACGCCGATCGGATGCCTTCCATCGCGGCCCGAATGTCGTCGAGGTCGGTGAAGTCTCCGACTGCGACGTCGACGCCACGCTGCCTCAGGGCTGCCGCTCGATCATCATCGGTGCGCACATAGGCGCGCACGCGCTTGTGCATCTTGAGCAGTTCGTCAATGGCGAAACCGCCGGTGCGTCCGGTTGCACCGCTTACAAGAATCTCAGGCTCGTTCATCACTTCGCTCCGTTCGAAAGTGAGAGCATATGCTCTCTTAAGACAAAGACTAGGAGCATATGCTCTCACTGTCAAGTTTTTTATTCGCAATCCGGATAACATCACGCTCGGTTCGGCTGACGGCATTGCTAGCGAGCATCGACGGGCTGCCGGGCGGGCGCCCCGCAGTGCGAAGCGCCTCCGAGCGCCGATACGTCCGTGCTTATTTGCGACTGATCAGCCACACTGCAGGAGGGGCCGCAGCTATGCTTGGAGCACACATTTGAGTTTCCATCCGGCGGCGCGAGCGAACGACTGAAAGTGGCCGAACGCGGAAGCTCGAAGTTGGCAGGCGATCAACCGCGCTGGGCCGACCACCGAACTTCTGCTGCCGCCCCGTTGCTCTCGCTCATGCCGCGGCAGCCCTAAGGCCGGATATCGGAGCGGAACGGTCGTCTCGTCGCGTTGCTTGCTCGACGACAAGTCATCGGCTCTTCTGCCGTCGCAATGCTGGCGACTGTGAGGCAACCCATAGGTCTTTATCGCCCCCGCAGAAGACCCGGTCAGTATGCTCGCGGCTCGGGGTCGCCTGCCGGTCAAATCATGGAACAAGCAGCAACTTGCCGGAAGTCTTACGGCTCCACATATCGGCTTGAGCTTTCGCGGCATCTGCCAACGCATATACGCCGCCGTTGTGCACCTTGAGCCGCCCTTCACGCACCCAACCGAACAGCTGCGCTGCATGCGAACGCAGCAACGCAGGGGTCCGAATATGGTCGGCGAATGACGCATAACCGATCTTGATGCTCTTGGGCAACCGGAACAGCTCGATCGTCGCATCGGCTCCCAGCACCGGTCCGTACCAGCACAAGGTACCGGAATAACGCAACACATCAAGCGACGCCTGGAATGTAGCCGGCCCCGAGCCGTCGTACACCACATGCACGCCGTCTCCTCGCGTGATGTCCATTACGGCATCAACAAAATTGCCCGAGCGATCCACAATTACATGATCCGCGCCGGCTGCTTTAGCTGCCGCAACCTTGGATTCCGACGAAACGCGGCCGATGACCGTACCACCACGCAACTTGATGATTTGAGCCAGCAGCGAACCTACGCCACCGGCGGCGGCATGCACCAGCGCAATATCGCCCTGCTGGACCGGATAGAAGTCGGTGGCAAAATGGCTCGCAGTAAAGCCATTCATCATGAGCGACGCCGCGACACGGTCGTCAATGTCGTCCGGCACCTGCGCCAGCGCCGCGGCCGGCAGCACGACCTTTTCCGCATAGCTGCCTGGTGCATATGCCCAAGCCACGCGCTGACCTATCTCGAGATCGGACACGCCTTCGCCCAGTGCCAGCACACGCCCCGCACCCTCCACGCCGATTATTTTAGGATTGGGCACGTTGGTCCAGGCCATTCCCTGGCGAACGCCAATGTCCATGAAATTCACGCCGGC includes the following:
- a CDS encoding quinone oxidoreductase family protein codes for the protein MKAVVMNGVGDVDMLEYVERNDPVPGPGEVLVGIAVAGVNFMDIGVRQGMAWTNVPNPKIIGVEGAGRVLALGEGVSDLEIGQRVAWAYAPGSYAEKVVLPAAALAQVPDDIDDRVAASLMMNGFTASHFATDFYPVQQGDIALVHAAAGGVGSLLAQIIKLRGGTVIGRVSSESKVAAAKAAGADHVIVDRSGNFVDAVMDITRGDGVHVVYDGSGPATFQASLDVLRYSGTLCWYGPVLGADATIELFRLPKSIKIGYASFADHIRTPALLRSHAAQLFGWVREGRLKVHNGGVYALADAAKAQADMWSRKTSGKLLLVP
- a CDS encoding HD domain-containing protein; the protein is MISDIKVPDSSLARAVEALARSVSNETLFNHVMRCYWFGELFAQQEGAKVDSELMFMSAVLHDLGLTDHAAGPHRFEIEGATAARTFLVERGLSEDRAQKVWDNIALHTWDMNQFRGDTSRLMQLGLAYDVSGVAGAHLDPADVAEVLRRYPRRNFKRAFNEMLNHEVDCKQPYPHWFHICSRVAHNRSPLTIVDAPVVLDWAPFDE
- a CDS encoding NmrA family NAD(P)-binding protein, translated to MNEPEILVSGATGRTGGFAIDELLKMHKRVRAYVRTDDDRAAALRQRGVDVAVGDFTDLDDIRAAMEGIRSAYFLHPIAPGIIGAAAYFAQAAKEAGVAAIVNMSQISARRESMSHAAQDHWVSEQVFDWSGVATTHLRPTFFADWLVYPHFAREIWATKKIEFPFGNGRHAPIASDDQGRVIAHILANPEGHEGKTYTLHGPVEMNHVEIAAAMSEVLGVRIEYAPTSIEEFRIKMETLYKFPPFLTQHLVEVAQNYRDGIFSGNNDVVEKITGKPPLSVQQFVAKHRAAFV
- a CDS encoding carbonic anhydrase — protein: MSQYSQFEFRTQPWFDPTWFDRSNFQGFSRFIPMKTIVIHCFDPRASEIPQAVADYFGDEVYPGENILDEAGNRIGNTRTLFAVSNAGGRALSALQSVATMDYLFKVQNVAVVHHSFCGATAFTPDALVEEFHDHHHADISTMFDHDSLAISDFEESIRHDVQLLRSSAAVPKNIKLYGFFYEINSGKLTEVVRDIPAEVAP
- a CDS encoding MarR family winged helix-turn-helix transcriptional regulator — translated: MLSVHQPLGIDQCNCFAVRKASRQISRLYDSHLEPVGLRITQFLTLAALHEVGSTPVNALAERLDIERTAMGKMVGFLERDGFVTIKPSPTDGRSRLVELTEAGQRLHERASPLWQEAQREFEQLNGVDNVTALRERLKGVVVGDVSMRSSED